One region of Primulina tabacum isolate GXHZ01 chromosome 1, ASM2559414v2, whole genome shotgun sequence genomic DNA includes:
- the LOC142539733 gene encoding urease accessory protein F-like: protein MEVEGQENDRYVEPSPSTGFAQLWSQWQLLDSVLPTGGFAHSFGLESAAQARLVVLPEDLETYVIHVLENTGSLLLPFIYAITISPDEQTWHKLDKFLNATLTNDVSRKASMSQGSALMRVAAAVFSEVPLLKIFRSSALATGVIAFHHAPIFGLVCALLGFGPEIAQRAYMFVTMRDIISAATRLNLVGPLGAAVLQHRIAPVAEELSKKWMNRAVDEACQVCPLLDLVQGCHGYLFSRLFCS from the coding sequence ATGGAGGTTGAAGGTCAAGAAAACGATCGATACGTGGAGCCGTCTCCATCCACAGGCTTTGCTCAGTTATGGAGTCAATGGCAACTCTTAGATTCCGTACTCCCCACCGGTGGATTTGCTCATTCTTTCGGTCTCGAATCAGCCGCGCAAGCACGATTAGTCGTTCTTCCCGAAGACCTCGAAACTTATGTCATCCATGTACTTGAAAACACCGGAAGCCTACTTCTTCCTTTCATATATGCCATAACCATTTCACCAGACGAACAAACATGGCATAAACTTGATAAATTCCTGAATGCCACCCTCACAAACGATGTTAGTCGTAAGGCGTCAATGTCTCAAGGATCAGCCCTCATGAGAGTAGCTGCAGCAGTTTTCTCCGAAGTACCTTTGCTTAAAATATTTAGGAGTTCTGCTTTGGCAACTGGGGTCATTGCTTTCCACCACGCTCCCATTTTTGGACTCGTATGTGCGCTTCTTGGATTCGGGCCCGAGATTGCTCAAAGAGCATACATGTTTGTTACAATGCGAGACATTATATCTGCTGCCACGAGGCTGAATCTGGTCGGACCGCTGGGTGCTGCTGTGTTGCAGCATCGGATCGCTCCGGTAGCTGAAGAATTGTCAAAAAAATGGATGAATCGGGCCGTCGACGAGGCGTGTCAGGTGTGTCCTTTGCTTGATCTTGTGCAGGGGTGCCATGGATACTTGTTCTCAAGACTCTTTTGTTCTTGA
- the LOC142539724 gene encoding protein HOTHEAD-like isoform X2: MVSRRLFCGVALAFRILLLIASCSAEKAPYNSFARDATSAPPAEYYDYIIVGGGTAGCALAATLSSFAKVLVLERGGLPYNNPNVTNISGFAFSLADTSPTSAAQQFISTDGVFNHRGRVLGGSSAINAGFFTRAGAEYVREVGWDPLMVNESYEWVERKVAFEPTVAAWQAAVRDGLLDAGILPYRGFTFEHLHGTKVGGSIFDENGYRHTAADLLEYADSTKIRVYLHATVHQVLFSTAPGRRPKANGVLFRDSKGLRHVAYLNYGPKNEIIISAGALGSPQLLMLSGIGPARQLEAHGISLILDQHMMGQGMSDNPMNVVFVPSPRPVEISLIEVVGITELGSYVEAASGFFEVVWAYRIAQDFAKLANQSRNLQAGVILEKVIGPFSTGYLELQTRNPEDNPRVTFNYFQDPRDLRRCVQGMEIIRRVVESRSFSSFRYPFASFQSLIDFMLSVPINLRRKHIASTYSMEQFCIDTVMTIWHYHGGCQVNRVVDRDYRVLGVDALRVIDGSTFYNSPGTNPQATVMMLGRYMGLKILTER; the protein is encoded by the exons ATGGTTTCAAGAAGATTGTTTTGCGGTGTTGCTTTGGCTTTTCGGATTCTTTTGCTCATTGCTTCTTGTTCTGCAGAAAAAG CACCGTACAACTCTTTTGCAAGAGATGCTACATCGGCTCCGCCGGCGGAGTACTACGACTACATAATAGTCGGAGGCGGAACGGCCGGATGCGCGCTGGCCGCAACCCTTTCCTCCTTCGCGAAGGTACTCGTCCTCGAAAGAGGCGGCTTGCCTTACAACAACCCCAACGTCACCAACATAAGCGGCTTCGCATTCTCTCTCGCGGACACCTCCCCCACCTCCGCCGCGCAGCAATTCATCTCCACCGACGGGGTCTTCAACCACCGCGGCCGTGTCCTTGGCGGCAGCTCCGCCATCAACGCGGGGTTCTTCACCAGGGCAGGCGCGGAGTACGTCCGGGAGGTGGGGTGGGACCCACTCATGGTGAACGAATCTTACGAGTGGGTCGAGAGGAAGGTGGCGTTCGAGCCAACGGTGGCGGCGTGGCAAGCCGCCGTGAGGGACGGCCTTCTCGACGCCGGGATCTTGCCCTACAGGGGATTCACGTTCGAGCACCTGCACGGGACGAAGGTGGGAGGGTCCATTTTCGACGAAAATGGATACAGGCATACGGCGGCGGATTTGCTGGAGTATGCTGATTCAACCAAGATACGTGTGTATTTGCATGCAACTGTTCACCAAGTCTTGTTTAGCACTGCTCCAG GACGAAGACCAAAAGCCAACGGGGTTCTCTTTAGAGATTCAAAAGGTCTACGGCACGTGGCGTATTTGAATTACGGGCCCAAGAACGAGATCATTATTTCGGCTGGGGCACTGGGCAGCCCACAACTGTTGATGTTGAGTGGTATTGGTCCAGCCCGTCAGCTAGAAGCCCATGGAATAAGCTTGATACTGGACCAGCACATGATGGGCCAAGGGATGTCGGACAACCCAATGAATGTGGTATTTGTTCCTTCGCCCCGGCCCGTTGAAATATCTCTTATTGAAGTAGTGGGAATTACTGAATTAGGCAGCTATGTTGAAGCTGCTAGTGGTTTCTTTGAGGTGGTTTGGGCGTATAGAATCGCTCAAGATTTTGCCAAGTTGGCAAACCAG AGCAGAAACTTACAAGCCGGAGTCATCTTAGAAAAGGTAATAGGACCATTCTCGACAGGCTATCTGGAGCTCCAGACCCGCAACCCAGAGGACAATCCACGGGTCACTTTTAACTACTTCCAAGACCCTAGAGACCTGCGAAGGTGTGTCCAAGGCATGGAGATCATAAGGCGGGTCGTCGAGTCTCGTTCTTTCTCCTCATTTCGGTACCCTTTCGCTTCATTCCAATCCCTGATCGATTTCATGCTGTCAGTGCCGATAAATTTGAGGCGAAAACACATTGCATCGACATATTCGATGGAACAGTTTTGTATAGACACTGTGATGACCATATGGCATTATCATGGAGGGTGCCAAGTGAATCGGGTCGTCGATCGAGATTACCGAGTTCTTGGTGTCGATGCACTACGTGTGATCGACGGATCGACGTTTTATAATTCTCCGGGCACTAATCCTCAGGCTACTGTTATGATGCTTGGAAG GTACATGGGGCTGAAGATTTTGACCGAGAGATga
- the LOC142539724 gene encoding protein HOTHEAD-like isoform X1, translating into MVSRRLFCGVALAFRILLLIASCSAEKAPYNSFARDATSAPPAEYYDYIIVGGGTAGCALAATLSSFAKVLVLERGGLPYNNPNVTNISGFAFSLADTSPTSAAQQFISTDGVFNHRGRVLGGSSAINAGFFTRAGAEYVREVGWDPLMVNESYEWVERKVAFEPTVAAWQAAVRDGLLDAGILPYRGFTFEHLHGTKVGGSIFDENGYRHTAADLLEYADSTKIRVYLHATVHQVLFSTAPGRRPKANGVLFRDSKGLRHVAYLNYGPKNEIIISAGALGSPQLLMLSGIGPARQLEAHGISLILDQHMMGQGMSDNPMNVVFVPSPRPVEISLIEVVGITELGSYVEAASGFFEVVWAYRIAQDFAKLANQSIDSLTLPTNYSSIFQELIQQPDPTQSRNLQAGVILEKVIGPFSTGYLELQTRNPEDNPRVTFNYFQDPRDLRRCVQGMEIIRRVVESRSFSSFRYPFASFQSLIDFMLSVPINLRRKHIASTYSMEQFCIDTVMTIWHYHGGCQVNRVVDRDYRVLGVDALRVIDGSTFYNSPGTNPQATVMMLGRYMGLKILTER; encoded by the exons ATGGTTTCAAGAAGATTGTTTTGCGGTGTTGCTTTGGCTTTTCGGATTCTTTTGCTCATTGCTTCTTGTTCTGCAGAAAAAG CACCGTACAACTCTTTTGCAAGAGATGCTACATCGGCTCCGCCGGCGGAGTACTACGACTACATAATAGTCGGAGGCGGAACGGCCGGATGCGCGCTGGCCGCAACCCTTTCCTCCTTCGCGAAGGTACTCGTCCTCGAAAGAGGCGGCTTGCCTTACAACAACCCCAACGTCACCAACATAAGCGGCTTCGCATTCTCTCTCGCGGACACCTCCCCCACCTCCGCCGCGCAGCAATTCATCTCCACCGACGGGGTCTTCAACCACCGCGGCCGTGTCCTTGGCGGCAGCTCCGCCATCAACGCGGGGTTCTTCACCAGGGCAGGCGCGGAGTACGTCCGGGAGGTGGGGTGGGACCCACTCATGGTGAACGAATCTTACGAGTGGGTCGAGAGGAAGGTGGCGTTCGAGCCAACGGTGGCGGCGTGGCAAGCCGCCGTGAGGGACGGCCTTCTCGACGCCGGGATCTTGCCCTACAGGGGATTCACGTTCGAGCACCTGCACGGGACGAAGGTGGGAGGGTCCATTTTCGACGAAAATGGATACAGGCATACGGCGGCGGATTTGCTGGAGTATGCTGATTCAACCAAGATACGTGTGTATTTGCATGCAACTGTTCACCAAGTCTTGTTTAGCACTGCTCCAG GACGAAGACCAAAAGCCAACGGGGTTCTCTTTAGAGATTCAAAAGGTCTACGGCACGTGGCGTATTTGAATTACGGGCCCAAGAACGAGATCATTATTTCGGCTGGGGCACTGGGCAGCCCACAACTGTTGATGTTGAGTGGTATTGGTCCAGCCCGTCAGCTAGAAGCCCATGGAATAAGCTTGATACTGGACCAGCACATGATGGGCCAAGGGATGTCGGACAACCCAATGAATGTGGTATTTGTTCCTTCGCCCCGGCCCGTTGAAATATCTCTTATTGAAGTAGTGGGAATTACTGAATTAGGCAGCTATGTTGAAGCTGCTAGTGGTTTCTTTGAGGTGGTTTGGGCGTATAGAATCGCTCAAGATTTTGCCAAGTTGGCAAACCAG TCTATAGATTCATTAACGCTCCCAACCAACTACTCGAGTATTTTTCAAGAACTAATCCAACAGCCTGACCCGACCCAGAGCAGAAACTTACAAGCCGGAGTCATCTTAGAAAAGGTAATAGGACCATTCTCGACAGGCTATCTGGAGCTCCAGACCCGCAACCCAGAGGACAATCCACGGGTCACTTTTAACTACTTCCAAGACCCTAGAGACCTGCGAAGGTGTGTCCAAGGCATGGAGATCATAAGGCGGGTCGTCGAGTCTCGTTCTTTCTCCTCATTTCGGTACCCTTTCGCTTCATTCCAATCCCTGATCGATTTCATGCTGTCAGTGCCGATAAATTTGAGGCGAAAACACATTGCATCGACATATTCGATGGAACAGTTTTGTATAGACACTGTGATGACCATATGGCATTATCATGGAGGGTGCCAAGTGAATCGGGTCGTCGATCGAGATTACCGAGTTCTTGGTGTCGATGCACTACGTGTGATCGACGGATCGACGTTTTATAATTCTCCGGGCACTAATCCTCAGGCTACTGTTATGATGCTTGGAAG GTACATGGGGCTGAAGATTTTGACCGAGAGATga
- the LOC142539758 gene encoding zinc finger CCCH domain-containing protein 48-like yields MDVDGGRRIFNRLGPSSSSDSGSNNKQQKVCIFWRQGKCTKFPCPYLHSELPVAANGKRSAHQGFGTDDKYRAGGGLRRSGNNNYFSNNSNTWGREQSRQPASGDRTTMKKIEKLCNHWRTQGSCRYGDTCKYLHQWSAGDCFSLLTPLEGHQQVVTGITLPSGSDKLYTGSQDETVRLWDCQSGQLAGVVNLGGAVGCMLSEGPWVFAGLTNLVKAWNTQTSAELSLNGPVGQVYSLVVGYEFLFAGTQDGAILAWKFNVVANCFEPAASLKEHTLAVVSLVVGGNKMYSGSMDQSIKVWSLETLQCLQTLTGHADVVMSVLCWDQFLLSASLDKTVKVWAVTEIGNLDVTYTHTEESGLLTLCGMHDSEGKPVLMCSGNDNCIRVYNLPSFSERGKIFSQKEVRSIQIGPGGLFFIGDGSGLVQVWKWTTEPAAVAS; encoded by the exons ATGGATGTGGATGGAGGAAGACGTATTTTCAACAGACTCGGGCCATCGTCTTCGAGCGATAGTGGGAGCAATAACAAGCAGCAAAAAGTCTGTATTTTTTGGAGACAAGGGAAGTGCACGAAATTCCCGTGCCCTTATTTGCACAGCGAGTTGCCGGTGGCGGCGAATGGGAAGAGGTCGGCGCATCAGGGGTTTGGTACGGATGATAAGTATCGAGCCGGTGGAGGATTGAGGAGAAGTGGgaacaataattattttagtaaTAACAGTAACACGTGGGGTAGAGAGCAATCGCGACAGCCTGCTAGTGGTGATAGGACGACGATGAAGAAGATTGAGAAATTGTGTAATCATTGGAGGACGCAAGGGAGCTGTAGATATGGGGATACTTGTAAATACTTGCATCAGTGGTCTGCGGGAGATTGCTTTTCGCTTTTGACGCCACTTGAAGGCCATCAGCAG GTTGTTACTGGGATTACTTTACCCTCGGGGTCAGATAAGCTGTACACTGGGAGTCAAGATGAGACTGTTAGACTTTGGGACTGCCAGTCGGGTCAG CTGGCAGGCGTAGTGAATTTAGGTGGTGCTGTTGGATGTATGCTAAGTGAAGGCCCTTGGGTATTTGCTGGTTTAACAAATCTTGTCAAG GCGTGGAATACTCAAACTTCTGCAGAGCTCAGTTTAAACGGACCAGTCGGCCAAGTCTATTCCCTTGTCGTTGGCTATGAGTTCCTCTTTGCTGGTACACAG GATGGGGCAATATTGGCATGGAAATTCAATGTAGTTGCCAACTGCTTTGAACCAGCAGCATCTCTCAAGGAGCACACCCTTGCTGTCGTGTCGCTAGTTGTTGGAGGTAACAAAATGTACTCTGGTTCCATGGACCAGTCTATTAAA GTATGGAGCCTGGAAACTTTACAATGCCTACAAACTTTAACAGGGCATGCAGATGTTGTGATGTCCGTTTTATGCTGGGATCAGTTTCTTTTGTCAGCTTCATTGGACAAAACTGTAAAG GTTTGGGCTGTAACAGAGATTGGGAACTTGGATGTAACATATACCCATACAGAGGAATCT GGTTTACTCACACTGTGTGGGATGCATGATTCAGAAGGCAAGCCAGTGTTGATGTGctctggcaatgacaattgcATCCGAGTTTATAATTTACCATC ATTTTCCGAGAGAGGGAAGATCTTTTCTCAGAAAGAGGTTCGCTCCATTCAAATCGGCCCTGGTGGTTTATTTTTCATCGGAGATGGATCCGGCCTGGTGCAAGTATGGAAGTGGACGACTGAACCAGCAGCTGTAGCATCATGA
- the LOC142539764 gene encoding calcium-dependent protein kinase 26-like: protein MAVAMSKTESLFSSCSCYRVACLNETILDAHETANLSDRYNLGAHLGWGQFGIIRECIDKFSGEVLACKSISKDRLVTQEDVRSIKLEIEIMSTLSGHPNVVDLKAVYEEEDYVHLVMELCAGGELFHKLEKHGRFSESEARVLFRHLMQVVMYCHDKGVVHRDLKPENILLATKSSSSPIKLADFGLATYIKPGQKLHGKVGSPFYIAPEVLAGGYDQAADVWSSGVILYILLSGIPPFWGKTKSKIFDAVRAADLRFQSNPWDFISDSAKQLIIGMLCRDTSNRLTAQQVLDHSWVKNTMPLFRDLSKRNEQHCGLDSENDLVSPCAMTRCQDISFGIGSPHSCEIMSPTFTCKSSFSSFMVDPPTPLSETCGFSFRSSAGTNTMEFSMSVIALPSFAFFKQSFVVKHEGDDLDTAENSSGLHLMPRDGDMDLKPVEVRKSASDGARTLGLHSRRNHTISLGEFEQLDVMVTESVIRWASCTHLPTANSLRSSLVC from the exons ATGGCTGTTGCCATGAGCAAAACTGAATCATTGTTTAGTTCATGTAGTTGCTATCGAGTTGCGTGCTTGAACGAAACTATTTTAGATGCCCACGAGACTGCGAATTTGAGTGATCGGTATAATCTTGGAGCGCATTTGGGCTGGGGGCAATTTGGAATCATACGGGAATGTATCGATAAGTTTAGTGGTGAGGTTCTAGCTTGCAAGTCTATTTCAAAAGATCGTTTAGTCACTCAAGAAGACGTACGAAGTATCAAACTCGAGATCGAAATTATGAGCACTTTATCAGGGCACCCTAACGTGGTTGACCTTAAAGCTGTTTACGAGGAGGAAGATTATGTGCATCTAGTGATGGAGCTTTGTGCTGGAGGTGAGCTTTTTCACAAGTTGGAGAAGCACGGAAGGTTTTCCGAGTCTGAGGCCAGGGTGCTTTTCCGACACTTGATGCAAGTGGTGATGTATTGTCATGATAAAGGTGTTGTTCATCGAGATTTGAAGCCAGAGAACATCCTCTTAGCAACAAAATCCTCTTCTTCACCGATAAAACTGGCCGATTTTGGCCTTGCAACCTACATCAAACCAG GACAGAAGTTACATGGTAAGGTTGGTAGTCCATTCTATATAGCCCCAGAGGTTCTTGCTGGAGGATATGATCAGGCTGCTGATGTATGGAGTTCTGGTGTGATTTTATACATTCTTCTGAGTGGGATACCACCGTTTTGGGGGAAAACGAAGTCCAAGATCTTTGATGCTGTTCGGGCTGCAGACTTGAGATTTCAGTCGAATCCATGGGATTTCATTTCTGATTCGGCAAAGCAATTGATAATAGGAATGCTTTGTAGGGACACGTCGAATCGGCTTACTGCACAGCAGGTTCTAG ATCATTCTTGGGTGAAAAATACTATGCCACTTTTCAGAGATCTAAGTAAAAGAAATGAGCAACATTGTGGATTGGATTCTGAGAATGACCTTGTTTCCCCATGTGCCATGACAAGATGTCAAGATATTAGTTTTGGAATTGGATCGCCCCACAGTTGTGAAATTATGTCACCAACATTCACATGCAAGTCGTCGTTTTCTTCATTCATGGTAGACCCGCCGACGCCTTTGTCGGAAACTTGTGGGTTTTCTTTCCGTAGTAGTGCCGGAACAAATACCATGGAATTTTCTATGTCTGTCATTGCGCTGCCAAGCTTTGCTTTTTTCAAACAGAGCTTTGTGGTTAAACACGAGGGTGATGATTTGGATACAGCGGAAAATTCATCAGGACTTCACTTAATGCCTCGAG ATGGAGACATGGACTTGAAACCAGTTGAGGTCAGAAAGAGTGCATCTGATGGGGCTCGAACATTAGGTCTCCACAGCAGAAGGAACCACACAATTAGCCTCGGTGAATTCGAGCAACTTGATGTCATGGTGACAGAGTCAGTTATTCGATGGGCGTCGTGCACTCATCTCCCCACAGCCAACTCACTTAGATCCTCACTCGTTTGTTAA